From the genome of Gorilla gorilla gorilla isolate KB3781 chromosome 4, NHGRI_mGorGor1-v2.1_pri, whole genome shotgun sequence, one region includes:
- the SARM1 gene encoding NAD(+) hydrolase SARM1 isoform X4: protein MVLTLLLSAYKLCRFFAMSGPRPGAERLAVPGPDGGGGTGPWWAAGGRGPREVSPGAGTEVQDALERALPELQQALSALKQAGGARAVGAGLAEVFQLVEEAWLLPAVGREVAQGLCDAIRLDGGLDLLLRLLQAPELETRVQAARLLEQILVAENRDRVARIGLGVILNLAKEREPVELARSVAGILEHMFKHSEETCQRLVAAGGLDAVLYWCRRTDPALLRHCALALGNCALHGGQAVQRRMVEKRAAEWLFPLAFSKEDELLRLHACLAVAVLATNKEVEREVERSGTLALVEPLVASLDPGRFARCLVDASDTSQGRGPDDLQRLVPLLDSNRLEAQCIGAFYLCAEAAIKSLQGKTKVFSDIGAIQSLKRLVSYSTNGTKSALAKRALRLLGEEVPRPILPSVPSWKEAEVQTWLQQIGFSKYCESFREQQVDGDLLLRLTEEELQTDLGMKSGITRKRFFRELTELKTFANYSTCDRSNLADWLGSLDPRFRQYTYGLVSCGLDRSLLHRVSEQQLLEDCGIHLGVHRARILTAAREMLHSPLPCTGGKPSGDTPDVFISYRRNSGSQLARCTCSCMASVSSLMWRSWKQASSRTNSSRVSWVPATLCWCYHLEHWTSACKTMTARIGCIR from the exons ATGGTCCTGACGCTGCTCCTCTCCGCCTACAAGCTGTGTCGCTTCTTCGCCATGTCGGGCCCACGGCCGGGCGCCGAGCGGCTGGCGGTGCCTGGGCCAGATGGGGGCGGTGGCACGGGCCCATGGTGGGCTGCGGGTGGCCGCGGGCCCCGCGAAGTGTCGCCGGGGGCAGGCACCGAGGTGCAGGACGCCCTGGAGCGCGCGCTGCCGGAGCTGCAGCAGGCCTTGTCCGCGCTGAAGCAGGCGGGAGGCGCGCGGGCCGTCGGCGCCGGCCTGGCCGAGGTCTTCCAACTGGTGGAGGAGGCCTGGCTGCTGCCGGCCGTGGGCCGCGAGGTAGCCCAGGGTCTGTGCGACGCCATCCGCCTGGATGGCGGCCTCGACCTGCTGTTGCGGCTGCTGCAGGCGCCGGAGTTGGAGACGCGTGTGCAGGCCGCGCGCCTGCTGGAGCAGATCCTGGTGGCTGAGAACCG AGACCGCGTGGCGCGCATTGGGCTGGGCGTGATCCTGAACCTGGCGAAGGAACGCGAACCCGTAGAGCTGGCACGGAGCGTGGCAGGCATCTTGGAGCACATGTTCAAGCACTCGGAGGAGACATGCCAGAGGCTGGTGGCGGCCGGCGGCCTGGACGCGGTGCTGTATTGGTGCCGCCGCACGGACCCCGCGCTGCTGCGCCACTGCGCGCTGGCGCTGGGCAACTGCGCGCtgcacgggggccaggcggtgcAGCGGCGCATGGTAGAGAAGCGCGCAGCCGAGTGGCTCTTCCCGCTCGCCTTCTCCAAGGAGGACGAGCTGCTTCGGCTGCACGCCTGCCTCGCAGTAGCGGTGTTGGCGACTAACAAGGAGGTGGAGCGCGAGGTGGAGCGCTCGGGCACGCTGGCGCTCGTGGAGCCGCTTGTGGCCTCGCTGGACCCTGGCCGCTTCGCCCGCTGTCTGGTGGACGCCAGCGACACAAGCCAGGGCCGCGGGCCCGACGACCTGCAGCGCCTCGTGCCGTTGCTCGACTCTAACCGCTTGGAGGCGCAGTGCATCGGGGCTTTCTACCTCTGCGCCGAGGCTGCCATCAAGAGCCTGCAAGGCAAGACCAAG GTGTTCAGCGACATCGGCGCCATCCAGAGCCTGAAACGCCTGGTTTCCTACTCTACCAATGGCACTAAGTCGGCGCTGGCCAAGCGCGCGCTGCGCCTGCTGGGCGAGGAGGTGCCACGGCCCATCCTGCCCTCCGTGCCCAGCTGGAAGGAGGCCGAGGTCCAGACGTGGCTGCAGCAGATCGGTTTCTCCAAGTACTGCGAGAGCTTCCGG GAGCAGCAGGTGGATGGCGACCTGCTTCTGCGGCTCACGGAGGAGGAACTCCAGACCGACCTGGGCATGAAATCGGGCATCACCCGCAAGAG GTTCTTTAGGGAGCTCACGGAGCTCAAGACCTTCGCCAACTATTCTACGTGCGACCGCAGCAACCTGGCGGACTGGCTGGGCAGCCTGGACCCGCGCTTCCGCCAGTACACCTACGGCCTGGTCAGCTGCGGCCTGGACCGCTCCCTGCTGCACCGCGTGTCTGAGCAGCAGCTGCTGGAAGACTGCGGCATCCACCTGGGCGTGCACCGCGCCCGCATCCTCACGGCGGCCAGAG AAATGCTACACTCCCCGCTGCCCTGTACTGGTGGCAAACCCAGTGGGGACACTCCAGATGTCTTCATCAGCTACCGCCGGAACTCAGGTTCCCAGCTGGCCAG GTGCACCTGCAGCTGCATGGCTTCAGTGTCTTCATTGATGTGGAGAAGCTGGAAGCAGGCAAGTTCGAGGACAAACTCATCCAGAGTGTCATGGGTGCCCGCAACTTTGTGTTGGTGCTATCACCTGGAGCACTGGACAAGTGCATGCAAGACCATGACTGCAAGGATTGGGTGCATAAGGTAG
- the SARM1 gene encoding NAD(+) hydrolase SARM1 isoform X3, with the protein MVLTLLLSAYKLCRFFAMSGPRPGAERLAVPGPDGGGGTGPWWAAGGRGPREVSPGAGTEVQDALERALPELQQALSALKQAGGARAVGAGLAEVFQLVEEAWLLPAVGREVAQGLCDAIRLDGGLDLLLRLLQAPELETRVQAARLLEQILVAENRDRVARIGLGVILNLAKEREPVELARSVAGILEHMFKHSEETCQRLVAAGGLDAVLYWCRRTDPALLRHCALALGNCALHGGQAVQRRMVEKRAAEWLFPLAFSKEDELLRLHACLAVAVLATNKEVEREVERSGTLALVEPLVASLDPGRFARCLVDASDTSQGRGPDDLQRLVPLLDSNRLEAQCIGAFYLCAEAAIKSLQGKTKVFSDIGAIQSLKRLVSYSTNGTKSALAKRALRLLGEEVPRPILPSVPSWKEAEVQTWLQQIGFSKYCESFREQQVDGDLLLRLTEEELQTDLGMKSGITRKRFFRELTELKTFANYSTCDRSNLADWLGSLDPRFRQYTYGLVSCGLDRSLLHRVSEQQLLEDCGIHLGVHRARILTAAREMLHSPLPCTGGKPSGDTPDVFISYRRNSGSQLARCTCSCMASVSSLMWRSWKQASSRTNSSRVSWVPATLCWCYHLEHWTSACKTMTARIGCIRRL; encoded by the exons ATGGTCCTGACGCTGCTCCTCTCCGCCTACAAGCTGTGTCGCTTCTTCGCCATGTCGGGCCCACGGCCGGGCGCCGAGCGGCTGGCGGTGCCTGGGCCAGATGGGGGCGGTGGCACGGGCCCATGGTGGGCTGCGGGTGGCCGCGGGCCCCGCGAAGTGTCGCCGGGGGCAGGCACCGAGGTGCAGGACGCCCTGGAGCGCGCGCTGCCGGAGCTGCAGCAGGCCTTGTCCGCGCTGAAGCAGGCGGGAGGCGCGCGGGCCGTCGGCGCCGGCCTGGCCGAGGTCTTCCAACTGGTGGAGGAGGCCTGGCTGCTGCCGGCCGTGGGCCGCGAGGTAGCCCAGGGTCTGTGCGACGCCATCCGCCTGGATGGCGGCCTCGACCTGCTGTTGCGGCTGCTGCAGGCGCCGGAGTTGGAGACGCGTGTGCAGGCCGCGCGCCTGCTGGAGCAGATCCTGGTGGCTGAGAACCG AGACCGCGTGGCGCGCATTGGGCTGGGCGTGATCCTGAACCTGGCGAAGGAACGCGAACCCGTAGAGCTGGCACGGAGCGTGGCAGGCATCTTGGAGCACATGTTCAAGCACTCGGAGGAGACATGCCAGAGGCTGGTGGCGGCCGGCGGCCTGGACGCGGTGCTGTATTGGTGCCGCCGCACGGACCCCGCGCTGCTGCGCCACTGCGCGCTGGCGCTGGGCAACTGCGCGCtgcacgggggccaggcggtgcAGCGGCGCATGGTAGAGAAGCGCGCAGCCGAGTGGCTCTTCCCGCTCGCCTTCTCCAAGGAGGACGAGCTGCTTCGGCTGCACGCCTGCCTCGCAGTAGCGGTGTTGGCGACTAACAAGGAGGTGGAGCGCGAGGTGGAGCGCTCGGGCACGCTGGCGCTCGTGGAGCCGCTTGTGGCCTCGCTGGACCCTGGCCGCTTCGCCCGCTGTCTGGTGGACGCCAGCGACACAAGCCAGGGCCGCGGGCCCGACGACCTGCAGCGCCTCGTGCCGTTGCTCGACTCTAACCGCTTGGAGGCGCAGTGCATCGGGGCTTTCTACCTCTGCGCCGAGGCTGCCATCAAGAGCCTGCAAGGCAAGACCAAG GTGTTCAGCGACATCGGCGCCATCCAGAGCCTGAAACGCCTGGTTTCCTACTCTACCAATGGCACTAAGTCGGCGCTGGCCAAGCGCGCGCTGCGCCTGCTGGGCGAGGAGGTGCCACGGCCCATCCTGCCCTCCGTGCCCAGCTGGAAGGAGGCCGAGGTCCAGACGTGGCTGCAGCAGATCGGTTTCTCCAAGTACTGCGAGAGCTTCCGG GAGCAGCAGGTGGATGGCGACCTGCTTCTGCGGCTCACGGAGGAGGAACTCCAGACCGACCTGGGCATGAAATCGGGCATCACCCGCAAGAG GTTCTTTAGGGAGCTCACGGAGCTCAAGACCTTCGCCAACTATTCTACGTGCGACCGCAGCAACCTGGCGGACTGGCTGGGCAGCCTGGACCCGCGCTTCCGCCAGTACACCTACGGCCTGGTCAGCTGCGGCCTGGACCGCTCCCTGCTGCACCGCGTGTCTGAGCAGCAGCTGCTGGAAGACTGCGGCATCCACCTGGGCGTGCACCGCGCCCGCATCCTCACGGCGGCCAGAG AAATGCTACACTCCCCGCTGCCCTGTACTGGTGGCAAACCCAGTGGGGACACTCCAGATGTCTTCATCAGCTACCGCCGGAACTCAGGTTCCCAGCTGGCCAG GTGCACCTGCAGCTGCATGGCTTCAGTGTCTTCATTGATGTGGAGAAGCTGGAAGCAGGCAAGTTCGAGGACAAACTCATCCAGAGTGTCATGGGTGCCCGCAACTTTGTGTTGGTGCTATCACCTGGAGCACTGGACAAGTGCATGCAAGACCATGACTGCAAGGATTGGGTGCATAAG
- the VTN gene encoding vitronectin, whose product MAPLRPLLILALLAWVALADQESCKGRCTEGFNADKKCQCDELCSYYQSCCTDYTAECKPQVTRGDVFTMPEDEYTVYDDGEEKNNATVHEQLGGPSLTSDLQAQSEQNPEQTPVLKPEEEAPAPEVGSSKPEGVDSRPETLHPGRPQPPAEEELCSGKPFDAFTDLKNGSLFAFRGQYCYELDEKAVRPGYPKLIRDVWGIEGPIDAAFTRINCQGKTYLFKGSQYWRFEDGVLDPDYPRNISDGFDGIPDNVDAALALPAHSYSGRERVYFFKGKQYWEYQFQHQPSQEECEGSSLSAVFEHFAMMQRDSWEDIFELLFWGRTSAGTRQPQFISRDWHGVPGQVDAAMAGHIYISGMAPRPSLAKKQKFRHRNRKGYRSQRGHSRGRNQNSRRPSRATWLSLFSSEESNLGANNYDDYRMDWLVPATCEPVQSVFFFSGDKYYRVNLRTRRVDTVDPPYPRSIAQYWLGCPAPGHL is encoded by the exons ATGGCACCCCTGAGACCCCTTCTCATACTGGCTCTGCTGGCATGGGTTGCTCTGGCTGACCAAG AGTCATGCAAGGGCCGCTGCACTGAGGGCTTCAACGCGGACAAGAAGTGCCAGTGTGACGAGCTCTGCTCTTACTACCAGAGCTGCTGCACAGACTATACGGCTGAGTGCAAGCCCCAAG TGACTCGCGGGGATGTGTTCACTATGCCGGAGGATGAGTACACGGTCTATGACGATGGCGAGGAGAAAAACAATGCCACCGTCCACGAACAGCTGGGGGGCCCCTCCCTGACCTCTGACCTCCAGGCCCAGTCTGAACAGAATCCTGAGCAGACACCTGTTCTGAAACCTGAGGAAGAGGCCCCTGCGCCTGAGGTGGGCAGCTCTAAGCCTGAGGGGGTAGACTCAAGGCCTGAGACCCTTCATCCAGGGAGACCTCAGCCCCCAGCAGAGGAGGAGCTGTGCAGTGGGAAGCCCTTCGACGCCTTCACCGACCTCAAGAACGgttccctctttgccttccgaG GGCAGTACTGCTATGAACTGGACGAAAAGGCAGTGAGGCCTGGGTACCCCAAGCTCATCCGAGATGTCTGGGGCATCGAGGGCCCCATCGATGCTGCCTTCACCCGCATCAACTGTCAGGGGAAGACCTACCTCTTCAAG GGTAGTCAGTACTGGCGCTTTGAGGATGGTGTCCTGGACCCTGATTACCCCCGAAATATCTCTGACGGCTTCGATGGCATCCCGGACAACGTGGATGCAGCCTTGGCCCTCCCTGCCCATAGCTACAGTGGCCGGGAGCGGGTCTACTTCTTCAAGG GGAAACAGTACTGGGAGTACCAGTTCCAGCACCAGCCCAGTCAGGAGGAGTGTGAAGGCAGCTCCCTGTCGGCTGTGTTTGAACACTTTGCCATGATGCAGCGGGACAGCTGGGAGGACATCTTCGAGCTTCTCTTCTGGGGCAGAACCTCTG CTGGTACCAGACAGCCCCAGTTCATTAGCCGGGACTGGCACGGTGTGCCAGGGCAAGTGGACGCAGCCATGGCTGGCCACATCTACATCTCAGGCATGGCACCCCGCCCCTCCTTGGCCAAGAAGCAAAAGTTTAGGCATCGCAACCGCAAAGGCTACCGTTCACAACGAGGCCACAGCCGTGGCCGCAACCAGAACTCCCGCCGGCCATCCCGCGCCACGTGGCTGTCCTTGTTCTCCAGTGAGGAGAGCAACTTGGGAGCCAACAACTATGATGACTACAGGATGGACTGGCTTGTGCCTGCCACCTGTGAACCCGTCCAGAGTGTCTTCTTCTTCTCTGGAG ACAAGTACTACCGAGTCAACCTTCGCACACGGCGAGTGGACACTGTGGACCCTCCCTACCCACGCTCCATTGCTCAGTACTGGCTGGGCTGCCCAGCTCCTGGCCATCTGTAG
- the SEBOX gene encoding homeobox protein SEBOX: MPSPVDASSADGGSGLGSHRRKRTTFSKGQLLELERAFAAWPYPNISTREHLAWVTRLPEAKVQVWFQKRRAKIIKNRKSGILSPGSECPQSSCSLPDTLQQPWDPQMPGQPPPSSGTPQCTSVCRHSSCPAPGLGPGQGWERAKAVAPWGPAGASEVHPSLERATPQTSLGSLSDLIYASAIVVNVDHS, encoded by the exons atgcccagccctgtggaTGCATCCTCAGCAG ACGGTGGCAGTGGGTTGGGTTCCCACCGGAGAAAGCGGACCACCTTCAGCAAAGGGCAGCTGCTGGAGCTGGAGAGGGCGTTTGCAGCATGGCCCTACCCCAACATCAGCACCCGTGAGCACCTGGCCTGGGTCACTCGCCTTCCTGAGGCCAAGGTACAG GTGTGGTTCCAGAAGCGCCGGGCCAAAATAATCAAGAACAGGAAGTCAGGAATTCTAAGCCCCGGGTCTGAGTGCCCCCAGAGCTCCTGTTCTCTTCCAGACACCCTCCAGCAGCCCTGGGATCCCCAAATGCCAggccaacctccaccctccagcgGCACACCTCAGTGCACCTCAGTGTGTCGACATAGCTCCTGTCCAGCTCCTGGCTTGggtccagggcagggctgggaacGCGCTAAAGCTGTAGCCCCATGGGGACCAGCTGGGGCTTCAGA ggtccACCCTTCTTTAGAGCGAGCTACTCCCCAGACTTCACTAGGCAGCCTGTCTGACCTCATCTATGCCTCGGCCATTGTCGTCAATGTGGACCACTCCTAG